The following are encoded in a window of Kitasatospora sp. NBC_01250 genomic DNA:
- a CDS encoding DUF1453 domain-containing protein — translation MVALSNILIILVVVVFIARRQFQARKVNTERRFWVLPVVLGALALRDPHLIDPAHRGTAIGLLLASVVVVVAMGSAWGWTVRIWRESDGAIWVKGTVATVAAWAGLIVLRVGLYGLGSAMHVHQNSSSLLLTLGALLLVRGVVVNWRARMLDGSQNLRAVV, via the coding sequence ATGGTCGCGCTGAGCAACATCCTCATCATTCTCGTGGTGGTCGTCTTCATCGCCCGCCGCCAGTTCCAGGCGCGCAAGGTCAACACCGAGCGTCGCTTCTGGGTCCTGCCGGTGGTCCTCGGTGCGCTGGCGCTGCGTGACCCGCACCTGATCGACCCGGCCCACCGGGGGACGGCGATCGGCCTGCTGCTCGCCTCGGTCGTGGTCGTGGTGGCCATGGGCTCGGCCTGGGGCTGGACGGTCAGGATCTGGCGGGAGAGCGACGGCGCGATCTGGGTCAAGGGCACTGTCGCCACGGTCGCCGCGTGGGCGGGCCTGATCGTCCTGCGGGTGGGTCTGTACGGGCTCGGCAGCGCGATGCACGTGCACCAGAACTCCAGCTCGCTGCTGCTCACGCTGGGCGCGCTGCTGCTGGTGCGCGGTGTCGTGGTCAACTGGAGGGCCCGCATGCTGGACGGCTCGCAGAACCTGCGTGCGGTGGTCTGA
- a CDS encoding DUF7455 domain-containing protein, giving the protein MTTVLTPASPLTAADRCDRCGAQAYLRVVLASGGELLFCAHHGRKFEPELKKIAVEIQDESGRLATTAASAASDER; this is encoded by the coding sequence GTGACTACTGTTCTGACACCTGCGAGCCCGCTCACCGCGGCTGACCGCTGCGACCGCTGCGGCGCCCAGGCATACCTGCGCGTCGTACTGGCCAGTGGCGGAGAGCTGCTCTTCTGCGCCCACCACGGGCGGAAGTTCGAGCCGGAGCTCAAGAAGATCGCCGTGGAAATACAGGACGAGAGCGGTCGTCTCGCCACCACGGCGGCCTCGGCCGCCAGCGACGAGCGCTGA
- a CDS encoding NlpC/P60 family protein — protein sequence MKQDLSPDLTSADQIPDRGAAEAGTPAADSPPPADGAHQRATRLRHRVGLAAAIVAGAGSIGLGADLASAAPAPEHVNSSPGLVSADDPVNGDDASTGDGTDTDAAGDSALLTDGATNEGTDQGAALADTSQDQGTTQDQSTTQDGATGQATPDGTAGGGDSATSGDIQQGWDGSVYWFRNGSGEWRYTSDRGVYLSRTGPTGADDGDGNGGTDSGTAESPDTRAGQAASSGSVEAAIDFAEAQLGKPFVWGGNGPDGYDCSGLIHAAFRHAGISLPRIANDQYAATTPVTASRMRRGDLLFWSYDGSVRGIHHAALYLGNNRYIEAAHPGTYVRISTLNSGYFPTFIGRV from the coding sequence ATGAAGCAGGACCTGAGCCCGGACCTGACCTCTGCCGACCAGATACCCGACCGCGGCGCGGCCGAGGCGGGGACCCCCGCCGCCGACAGCCCGCCCCCTGCGGACGGCGCGCACCAGCGGGCCACCCGGCTGCGCCACCGGGTCGGCCTGGCCGCCGCGATCGTCGCCGGAGCCGGATCGATCGGCCTGGGCGCCGATCTCGCGAGCGCGGCGCCCGCCCCCGAGCACGTGAACAGCAGCCCTGGGCTGGTCAGCGCCGACGACCCGGTGAACGGGGACGACGCCTCGACCGGCGACGGCACCGACACCGACGCGGCCGGCGACAGCGCTCTGCTGACGGACGGGGCGACGAACGAGGGCACCGACCAGGGCGCGGCCCTGGCCGACACCTCCCAGGACCAAGGCACCACCCAGGACCAGAGCACCACCCAGGACGGCGCCACCGGCCAGGCGACCCCGGACGGGACCGCCGGCGGCGGCGACAGCGCGACCAGCGGCGACATCCAGCAGGGCTGGGACGGCTCGGTCTACTGGTTCCGCAACGGCAGCGGCGAGTGGCGCTACACCAGCGACCGCGGCGTCTACCTGAGCCGGACCGGCCCGACCGGCGCGGACGACGGCGACGGCAACGGTGGCACCGACTCCGGCACGGCCGAGTCGCCGGACACCCGCGCCGGGCAGGCCGCGAGCAGCGGCAGCGTCGAGGCGGCCATCGACTTCGCCGAGGCACAACTCGGCAAGCCCTTCGTCTGGGGCGGCAACGGCCCCGACGGCTACGACTGCTCCGGCCTCATCCACGCGGCCTTCCGGCACGCCGGCATCTCACTGCCCCGGATCGCCAACGACCAGTACGCCGCGACCACGCCGGTCACCGCGAGCCGGATGCGCCGCGGCGACCTGCTGTTCTGGTCGTACGACGGCAGCGTCCGCGGCATCCACCACGCCGCGCTCTACCTGGGCAACAACCGCTACATCGAGGCCGCGCACCCGGGCACCTACGTCCGGATCTCCACGCTGAACAGCGGCTACTTCCCGACCTTCATCGGCCGCGTGTGA
- a CDS encoding DNA gyrase/topoisomerase IV subunit B — protein sequence MSAETTVPPALRATEDGSNYTARHLLVLEGLEAVRKRPGMYIGSTDSRGLMHCLWEIIDNAVDEALGGFCDRIEVVLHDDGSVEVRDNGRGIPVDVEPKTGLSGVEVVLTKLHAGGKFGGGSYAASGGLHGVGASVVNALSARLDVEVDRSGHTHAISFRRGTPGVFTELSPDAPFDPASGLTKARKVPKTRTGTRIRYWADRQIFLKEAKLSLENLHNRARQTAFLVPGLTIVVRDERLTESDKVEESTFRFDGGIGEFCEFLAPDKPVCDVLRLRGEGTFKETVPVLDDLGHMTPTEVTRELGVDIALRWGAGYDTTLRSFVNIIATPKGGTHVTGFERSLAKTVNEALRAAKLLRVAEDDITKDDATEGLTAVVTVRLAEPQFEGQTKEVLGTSAANRIVAAVVARELKAFLTSSKKDEKVQARAVLEKVVAAARTRVAARQHKEAQRRKTALETSSLPAKLADCRSDDVERSELFIVEGDSALGTAKLARNSEFQALLPIRGKILNVQKASVSDMLKNAECAAIIQVIGAGSGRTFDIDQARYGRVIFMADADVDGSHIRILLLTLFQRYMRPMVEQGRVFAAVPPLHRIELTNPKRGQEKYHYTYSDAELRRTLLEFQAKGLRWKEPVQRYKGLGEMDADQLAETTMDPRHRTLRRINLGDLPAAEQVFDLLMGNDVAPRKEFIVDSAATLDRSRIDA from the coding sequence GTGAGCGCCGAAACGACCGTGCCGCCTGCCCTGCGTGCCACGGAAGACGGATCCAACTACACCGCTCGGCATCTGCTCGTCCTCGAGGGGCTCGAGGCGGTCCGCAAGCGGCCCGGCATGTACATCGGTTCCACCGACAGCCGCGGCCTGATGCACTGCCTCTGGGAGATCATCGACAACGCGGTGGACGAGGCGCTCGGCGGGTTCTGCGACCGGATCGAGGTCGTGCTGCACGACGACGGCTCGGTGGAGGTGCGCGACAACGGCCGCGGCATCCCGGTGGACGTGGAGCCGAAGACCGGGCTGTCCGGCGTCGAGGTCGTGCTGACCAAGCTGCACGCGGGCGGCAAGTTCGGCGGCGGCTCCTACGCGGCCTCCGGCGGCCTGCACGGCGTCGGTGCCTCCGTGGTCAACGCACTCTCCGCCCGGCTCGACGTGGAGGTGGACCGCAGTGGCCACACCCACGCCATCAGCTTCCGCCGCGGCACCCCGGGTGTGTTCACCGAACTCAGCCCGGACGCCCCGTTCGACCCGGCCAGCGGCCTCACCAAGGCCCGCAAGGTGCCCAAGACCCGCACCGGCACCCGGATCCGCTACTGGGCCGACCGGCAGATCTTCCTCAAGGAGGCCAAGCTCTCCCTGGAGAACCTGCACAACCGCGCCCGCCAGACCGCCTTCCTGGTCCCCGGCCTGACCATCGTGGTGCGTGACGAGCGGCTGACGGAGAGCGACAAGGTCGAGGAGTCCACCTTCCGCTTCGACGGCGGGATCGGCGAGTTCTGCGAGTTCCTGGCGCCCGACAAGCCGGTCTGCGACGTGCTGCGGCTGCGCGGCGAGGGGACCTTCAAGGAGACCGTTCCGGTCCTGGACGACCTCGGCCACATGACCCCCACCGAGGTCACCCGTGAGCTCGGCGTGGACATCGCGCTGCGCTGGGGCGCCGGCTACGACACGACGCTGCGTTCCTTCGTCAACATCATCGCCACGCCCAAGGGCGGTACCCACGTCACCGGCTTCGAGCGCTCGCTGGCCAAGACGGTCAACGAGGCGCTGCGCGCGGCCAAGCTGCTGCGGGTCGCCGAGGACGACATCACCAAGGACGACGCCACCGAGGGCCTGACCGCCGTGGTCACCGTCCGGCTGGCCGAGCCGCAGTTCGAGGGGCAGACCAAGGAGGTGCTCGGCACCTCGGCCGCCAACCGGATCGTGGCCGCGGTGGTCGCCCGAGAGCTCAAGGCCTTCCTGACCTCGTCCAAGAAGGACGAGAAGGTCCAGGCCAGGGCGGTGCTGGAGAAGGTCGTGGCAGCCGCCAGGACCAGGGTCGCCGCGCGCCAGCACAAGGAGGCCCAGCGCCGCAAGACCGCGCTGGAGACCTCCTCGCTGCCCGCCAAGCTGGCCGACTGCCGCAGCGACGACGTGGAGCGCAGCGAGCTGTTCATCGTCGAGGGCGACTCCGCGCTCGGCACCGCCAAGCTGGCCCGCAACTCCGAGTTCCAGGCGCTGCTGCCGATCCGCGGCAAGATCCTCAACGTCCAGAAGGCCTCGGTCTCGGACATGCTCAAGAACGCCGAGTGCGCGGCGATCATCCAGGTGATAGGAGCGGGCTCCGGCCGCACCTTCGACATCGACCAGGCCCGCTACGGCCGGGTGATCTTCATGGCCGACGCCGATGTCGACGGATCACACATCCGGATCCTGCTGCTGACGCTCTTTCAGCGCTACATGCGGCCGATGGTCGAGCAGGGCCGGGTCTTCGCGGCGGTCCCGCCGCTGCACCGGATCGAGCTCACCAACCCCAAGCGCGGCCAGGAGAAGTACCACTACACGTACTCCGACGCGGAGCTGCGCCGGACCCTGCTGGAGTTCCAGGCCAAGGGCCTGCGCTGGAAGGAGCCGGTGCAGCGGTACAAGGGCCTGGGCGAGATGGACGCCGACCAGCTGGCCGAGACCACGATGGACCCGCGCCACCGCACGCTGCGCCGGATCAACCTCGGCGACCTGCCCGCGGCCGAGCAGGTCTTCGACCTGCTGATGGGCAACGACGTGGCCCCTCGCAAGGAGTTCATCGTCGACTCGGCGGCCACCTTGGACCGCTCGCGGATCGACGCCTGA
- a CDS encoding solute symporter family protein: MTPTPHAAVPSIGSGDHHGLAVVLFALVVVVTLAITLWVGRRGQAAEDFYTGGRDFGALQNGIALSGDYLSAASFLGVTGLIALYGYDGMLYSIGFLVAWLVVLMWVAELVRNTGRYTLADVLATRMRQRPVRAAAGSASVVVTLLYLIAQMVGAGSLVGLLLGTTGAAANTWTIVAVGALMIIYVTVGGMRATTWIQIVKALMLMTGAVLLTCWVLVRFQFDLAELMHAAARSSGAGDRYLEPGLKYGGSATSRLDFVSLGLALVLGTAGLPHILSRFYTVPTARAARRSTIWAIGLVGCFYLMTVVLGLGATALVGSKAVKAANSAGNTAVPLLALNLGGGEGSTGGTLLFALTSAIAFATILAVVAGLTLASSVSFAHDLYAQAFRRADRPAVTERQEVVVARLAAVLIGGVAIVLSLFAQRLNVAFLVSLAFAVAASANLPTLIYNLFWRRFTTRGACWATYGGLVPALVLVFFSPVVSGSKTAMFPAVDFHWFPLENPGLISIPLGFLLGWVGTVSGEERADADKFAELEVRSLTGAGAV, translated from the coding sequence ATGACTCCTACCCCACACGCCGCTGTTCCCTCGATCGGCTCCGGGGACCACCACGGCCTGGCCGTCGTGCTCTTCGCGCTGGTGGTCGTGGTGACCCTGGCCATCACCCTGTGGGTGGGGCGGCGCGGTCAGGCCGCCGAGGACTTCTACACCGGGGGCCGCGACTTCGGTGCGCTGCAGAACGGCATCGCGCTCTCCGGCGACTACCTCTCCGCGGCCTCCTTCCTCGGGGTCACCGGACTGATCGCGCTGTACGGCTACGACGGCATGCTGTACAGCATCGGCTTCCTGGTGGCCTGGCTGGTCGTCCTGATGTGGGTGGCCGAGCTGGTGCGCAACACCGGCCGCTACACCCTGGCCGACGTGCTGGCCACCCGGATGCGGCAGCGTCCGGTCCGGGCGGCGGCCGGCAGCGCCAGCGTGGTGGTCACCCTGCTCTACCTGATCGCCCAGATGGTCGGCGCGGGCAGTCTGGTGGGACTGCTGCTGGGCACCACCGGGGCCGCCGCCAACACCTGGACCATCGTCGCCGTCGGCGCCCTGATGATCATTTATGTGACGGTCGGCGGCATGCGTGCCACCACCTGGATCCAGATCGTCAAGGCGCTGATGCTGATGACCGGCGCCGTCCTGCTCACCTGCTGGGTCCTGGTGCGCTTCCAGTTCGACCTCGCCGAGCTGATGCACGCCGCGGCGCGCAGCAGCGGCGCGGGTGACCGCTACCTGGAGCCCGGACTCAAGTACGGCGGCTCCGCCACCAGCCGGCTCGACTTCGTCAGCCTGGGCCTGGCCCTGGTGCTGGGCACCGCCGGCCTGCCGCACATCCTCTCCCGCTTCTACACCGTGCCCACCGCCAGGGCCGCCCGCCGCTCCACCATCTGGGCGATCGGCCTGGTCGGCTGCTTCTACCTGATGACCGTCGTCCTGGGTCTCGGGGCCACCGCGCTGGTGGGCTCCAAGGCGGTGAAGGCCGCCAACTCGGCGGGCAACACGGCGGTCCCGCTGCTCGCGCTCAACCTGGGCGGTGGCGAGGGCAGCACCGGCGGCACCCTGCTGTTCGCCCTCACCTCGGCGATCGCCTTCGCCACCATCCTCGCGGTGGTCGCCGGCCTGACCCTGGCCTCCTCCGTCTCCTTCGCCCACGACCTCTACGCCCAGGCCTTCCGCCGTGCGGACCGGCCGGCGGTGACGGAGCGCCAGGAGGTGGTGGTGGCACGGCTGGCCGCCGTGCTGATCGGCGGCGTGGCGATCGTGCTGAGCCTGTTCGCCCAGCGGCTCAACGTCGCCTTCCTGGTCAGTCTGGCCTTCGCGGTGGCGGCCTCGGCCAATCTGCCCACCCTGATCTACAATCTCTTCTGGCGCCGCTTCACCACCCGCGGCGCCTGCTGGGCCACCTACGGCGGGCTGGTGCCGGCACTGGTGCTGGTGTTCTTCTCGCCGGTGGTCTCCGGCAGCAAGACCGCGATGTTCCCCGCGGTGGACTTCCACTGGTTCCCCTTGGAGAACCCCGGGTTGATCTCGATCCCGCTGGGCTTCCTGCTCGGCTGGGTCGGCACGGTCAGCGGCGAGGAGCGGGCGGACGCGGACAAGTTCGCCGAACTGGAGGTCCGCTCGCTGACCGGGGCCGGCGCGGTCTGA
- a CDS encoding sensor histidine kinase, with protein MPLDTWTRWPSREALSREKRSLPGLMLSGVGRLAMLTGLVLGTFNGDRLAGGAGTVAGAAVLLVAAVALLQLFYRTTRRHRIRWSLAVAGQLLVLAPLAHHIGADTLADVIWCVLAVVALQRLPLAAALPTCAAALASFAVTGGNTFLALLATVAGLLLLGYLLRLDAEARGTAQRLLQQEQAARAAEAESAALAERARIAREIHDVLAHSLSAQLVHLEAARLMLDGGADREQIRERVVAARRMAQDGLKETKQALSALRGEFTPVGEFLVELAQQEQARLTVTGTPRPLNAEVGLAVRRTAQEALTNIRKHAPRAHRTVELQYLDQEVELLVRNDGGPAGGGLSELAASGNGYGLLGMRERAELIGGSLQAGPEADGWLVRLRLPA; from the coding sequence GTGCCGCTGGACACCTGGACGCGCTGGCCCTCGCGGGAGGCCCTGTCCCGGGAGAAGCGGTCGCTGCCCGGCCTGATGCTCTCCGGCGTCGGCCGGCTGGCCATGCTGACGGGGCTGGTCCTGGGGACCTTCAACGGCGACCGGTTGGCCGGGGGCGCCGGGACCGTCGCCGGGGCGGCGGTCCTGCTGGTCGCCGCGGTCGCCCTGCTCCAGTTGTTCTACCGGACCACCCGCCGGCACCGGATCCGCTGGTCGCTGGCGGTCGCCGGGCAGCTGCTGGTCCTGGCCCCGCTCGCGCACCACATCGGGGCCGACACCCTGGCCGACGTGATCTGGTGCGTGCTCGCGGTGGTGGCCCTGCAGCGCCTGCCGCTCGCGGCCGCGCTGCCCACCTGCGCGGCCGCTCTCGCCTCGTTCGCGGTGACCGGCGGGAACACCTTCCTCGCACTGCTCGCCACCGTGGCGGGCCTGCTCCTGCTGGGCTACCTGCTGCGACTGGACGCCGAGGCCCGTGGCACCGCGCAGCGCCTGCTCCAGCAGGAACAGGCGGCCCGGGCGGCCGAGGCGGAGAGCGCGGCGCTGGCCGAGCGGGCCAGGATCGCCCGGGAGATCCACGACGTGCTGGCGCACAGTCTCTCGGCGCAGCTGGTCCATCTGGAGGCAGCCCGGCTGATGCTGGACGGCGGGGCCGACCGGGAGCAGATCAGGGAGCGTGTGGTGGCGGCCCGCAGGATGGCCCAGGACGGGCTCAAGGAGACCAAGCAGGCGCTCTCCGCGCTGCGCGGCGAGTTCACCCCGGTCGGTGAGTTCCTGGTGGAGCTGGCCCAGCAGGAGCAGGCCCGGCTGACCGTGACCGGCACGCCCCGCCCGCTCAACGCCGAGGTCGGCCTGGCGGTGCGGCGCACGGCGCAGGAGGCGCTCACCAACATCCGCAAGCACGCGCCGCGGGCCCACCGCACGGTGGAACTGCAGTACCTCGACCAGGAGGTGGAGCTGCTGGTCCGCAACGACGGCGGACCGGCCGGGGGCGGGTTGTCGGAGCTGGCCGCCAGCGGAAACGGTTACGGACTGCTGGGCATGCGCGAGCGGGCCGAACTGATCGGCGGCAGTCTGCAGGCCGGCCCCGAGGCGGACGGCTGGCTGGTGCGGCTGCGGCTGCCTGCGTGA
- a CDS encoding DUF485 domain-containing protein, whose amino-acid sequence MAQHEVTGSTGRTPRQGQRFDWWSTPGASGPPGAAVRPATREVATRSAVPAQRPLQPVEPAPDPAAAEVYREVQQSAAFQEIRRNYRTFVFPATAVFLGWYLFYVTAQAAAPDLMRTPVAGPFSIAWLLGVLQFVSTFLITWLYARNARTKRDRAALGLRWETQDQLR is encoded by the coding sequence TTGGCACAGCACGAAGTCACCGGATCGACCGGCCGGACGCCCCGGCAGGGCCAGCGATTTGACTGGTGGTCGACCCCAGGTGCGTCCGGTCCCCCCGGCGCGGCCGTCCGGCCCGCCACCCGCGAGGTCGCGACCCGCAGCGCGGTTCCTGCCCAGCGGCCACTCCAACCCGTCGAACCCGCCCCGGATCCGGCCGCCGCCGAGGTCTACCGCGAGGTCCAGCAGAGCGCCGCGTTCCAGGAGATCCGCCGCAACTACCGGACCTTCGTCTTCCCGGCCACCGCCGTCTTCCTCGGCTGGTACCTCTTCTACGTCACGGCCCAGGCGGCGGCGCCCGACCTGATGCGCACCCCGGTCGCCGGCCCGTTCAGCATCGCCTGGCTGCTGGGTGTGCTCCAGTTCGTCTCGACCTTCCTGATCACCTGGCTGTACGCCCGAAACGCCCGCACCAAGCGCGACCGAGCCGCCCTCGGCCTGCGCTGGGAGACCCAGGACCAGCTGCGATGA
- a CDS encoding response regulator, with the protein MLLGLLPGITVVGAAADGEEAVRMVAEHAPDVVLMDLRMPRCDGVEATRLIRADHPGTEVVVLTTYAEDDSLFPALQAGARGYLTKDAGAEEIARAIADVRAGAAGLSPQVQRRLLERLAGAAPAAPAAPGEPHQAEPAAQAPAGQRPLPDGLTAREAEVLALIAEGLSNAEIAEALFVSPATVKTHINNLFAKTAVRDRAQAVSYAFRHGISGSSRT; encoded by the coding sequence ATGCTGCTGGGCCTGCTGCCCGGGATCACGGTGGTGGGTGCGGCGGCGGACGGCGAGGAGGCGGTGCGGATGGTCGCCGAGCACGCCCCGGACGTGGTGCTGATGGACCTGCGGATGCCGCGCTGCGACGGGGTGGAGGCCACCCGGCTGATCCGGGCGGACCACCCGGGCACCGAGGTGGTGGTGCTCACCACCTACGCGGAGGACGACTCGCTCTTCCCCGCACTGCAGGCGGGTGCGCGGGGCTACCTCACCAAGGACGCCGGCGCCGAGGAGATCGCCCGGGCCATCGCCGATGTCCGGGCGGGTGCGGCGGGTCTCTCGCCCCAGGTGCAGCGACGGTTGCTGGAGCGGCTCGCCGGTGCCGCGCCGGCCGCGCCCGCAGCACCGGGTGAGCCGCACCAGGCCGAGCCGGCGGCCCAGGCGCCGGCCGGCCAGCGCCCGCTGCCCGACGGACTGACGGCGCGTGAGGCCGAGGTGCTGGCGCTGATCGCCGAGGGATTGTCCAACGCGGAGATCGCCGAGGCACTGTTCGTCAGCCCGGCGACCGTCAAGACGCATATCAACAACCTCTTCGCGAAAACCGCCGTCCGGGACCGTGCGCAAGCGGTCAGCTATGCCTTCAGGCATGGGATTTCCGGTAGTTCGCGAACCTAG
- a CDS encoding S1 family peptidase — MSISSVSTGPDVRRTPPPGPVPRRRVVVAALLAALPVALVSVGATPAQADRRIVGGRSDSTLQRPWMVAVASRPEFGDARSGQFCGGTLVTPTKVVTAAHCFYDEREGRIVERPDLRVIVGRTDLTGQDGAEVPVTNVWVHPQYSFQQNMQDVAVLTLAAPQEGRAVLPMVGQGETLPYAAGTRAQVYGWGDTTGRARYADSLRSVDVPMVADSVCARDYPGGPDGAFDPRGMVCAGEARGGKDACQGDSGGPLVVNGRLVGLVSWGTGCAEANHPGVYTRLSAVADEVGTQL, encoded by the coding sequence ATGTCCATCTCGTCCGTTTCGACCGGCCCTGATGTCCGCCGCACGCCGCCGCCGGGGCCGGTGCCCCGGCGGCGGGTAGTGGTGGCGGCCCTGCTGGCCGCACTGCCGGTGGCGCTGGTCTCGGTGGGTGCCACGCCGGCCCAGGCGGACCGCCGGATCGTGGGTGGCCGCTCCGACAGCACCCTGCAGCGGCCGTGGATGGTCGCGGTGGCCAGTCGGCCGGAGTTCGGCGACGCCCGCTCGGGCCAGTTCTGCGGCGGCACGCTGGTCACCCCGACCAAGGTGGTGACGGCTGCGCACTGCTTCTACGACGAGCGCGAGGGCCGCATCGTGGAGCGCCCGGACCTGCGGGTGATCGTCGGTCGGACCGACCTGACCGGTCAGGACGGCGCCGAGGTGCCCGTGACCAACGTCTGGGTCCATCCGCAGTACTCGTTCCAGCAGAACATGCAGGACGTGGCGGTGCTCACGCTGGCCGCCCCGCAGGAGGGCCGGGCGGTCCTGCCGATGGTCGGGCAGGGAGAGACGCTGCCGTATGCCGCCGGTACGCGGGCGCAGGTCTACGGCTGGGGCGACACCACCGGCCGCGCGCGGTACGCCGACAGCCTGCGCAGCGTCGATGTGCCGATGGTGGCCGACTCGGTGTGTGCGCGTGACTACCCGGGTGGCCCCGACGGGGCCTTCGATCCGCGCGGCATGGTCTGCGCCGGCGAGGCACGGGGTGGCAAGGACGCGTGCCAGGGCGACAGTGGTGGCCCGCTGGTGGTCAACGGGCGACTGGTCGGCCTGGTCTCCTGGGGGACCGGTTGTGCGGAGGCGAACCATCCGGGTGTCTACACCCGGTTGTCGGCCGTCGCGGACGAGGTCGGCACCCAGCTGTGA
- a CDS encoding sucrase ferredoxin: protein MSTCTNLSAELAEPLAATAATARTWLLIEQSGPWGAKALTESHLDSRLGRELEAASAGTGVRVALIRRPGRHADNRPAARHQVILAHTVPGRSWIRRAESADLTELSALDLAAAGAGDHGGFGTAHTGGPLALVCTNGRRDRCCALLGRPLAAELAAAGHSEVWEVTHLGGHRFSPTMLVLPYGYAYGRLTEATAKEVLAVTTAGQMWPALSRGRSCWDRPAQAAEQAVRELTGEHAAETLTVTQDLLAEGAWRCLVRHVDGRCWLVEVVRKLSEPPRPESCGKAPGTPVRMEVRSVRRS, encoded by the coding sequence GTGAGCACCTGCACGAACCTCTCCGCTGAACTGGCCGAGCCGCTGGCCGCCACTGCCGCGACCGCGCGGACCTGGCTCCTGATCGAGCAGAGCGGCCCCTGGGGAGCCAAGGCACTCACCGAGAGCCACCTCGACAGTCGGCTCGGCCGGGAGCTGGAGGCCGCCAGCGCGGGGACGGGCGTCCGGGTGGCGCTGATCCGGCGCCCCGGACGGCACGCCGACAACCGGCCGGCGGCCCGTCACCAGGTGATCCTCGCGCACACCGTGCCGGGGCGGAGCTGGATCCGGCGGGCCGAATCGGCCGACCTGACGGAGCTGTCGGCGCTGGACCTGGCCGCCGCCGGAGCGGGCGACCACGGCGGCTTCGGCACCGCGCACACCGGCGGGCCGCTCGCCCTGGTGTGCACCAACGGCCGGCGCGACCGCTGCTGCGCACTGCTCGGCCGCCCGCTGGCCGCGGAGTTGGCCGCCGCCGGCCACAGCGAGGTCTGGGAGGTCACCCATCTGGGCGGACACCGCTTCTCCCCCACCATGCTGGTCCTGCCCTACGGCTATGCGTACGGGCGGTTGACCGAGGCCACGGCCAAGGAGGTGCTCGCCGTCACCACCGCCGGGCAGATGTGGCCGGCCCTCTCCCGCGGCCGCTCCTGCTGGGACCGCCCGGCCCAGGCGGCCGAGCAGGCGGTGCGCGAGCTGACCGGGGAGCACGCCGCCGAGACGCTGACGGTGACCCAGGACCTGCTGGCCGAGGGCGCGTGGCGCTGCCTGGTGCGGCACGTCGACGGCCGCTGCTGGCTGGTCGAGGTGGTGCGGAAGCTCAGCGAGCCGCCCCGGCCGGAGAGCTGCGGCAAGGCCCCGGGCACACCGGTGCGCATGGAGGTGCGCTCGGTGCGGCGGAGCTGA